One region of Drosophila subobscura isolate 14011-0131.10 chromosome J, UCBerk_Dsub_1.0, whole genome shotgun sequence genomic DNA includes:
- the LOC117895640 gene encoding arginine-glutamic acid dipeptide repeats protein isoform X11, whose translation MAASTQGEIRVGPGHQVNDVYAKLPDYNPISSFPIDKETDERELEESRWSPGVVADGDLLMFLRAARSMAAFQGMCDGGLEDGCLAASRDDTTINALDVLHDSGYDPGKALQALVKCPVSKGIDKKWTEDETKKFIKGLRQFGKNFFRIHKDLLPHKDTPELVEFYYLWKKTPGANNNRPHRRRRQSALRRNRVTRANNNTPPKKEDTPEPQTATTAATATGSASETASRSSPAVSKEENSSLTEDDASECDSDSSLTNKRDESPSRMRTRNKQQNNNTNNNNNNTNSSSSSSNNTNSSSSSSTASNSGSGGGGGSGSGGGIGASSVGGSSALGGVGAGAAAGAAATNSSTKDQSNTNNAVANGKRPKRGSETPDAAAGGGASSVDSPKTPTKAVAESSATKRKGGKQDTPNKKKRTEQEQAHDQQAASAGTGAAAAEENSSSSLKEKRKQQQQQQQQQRADSPVESMNSDSRPDSALDDGESNTTDTTTAEQQSNKDSKELLLSCKEERELTANDGGLEPKAEEKSIKAELASEDGSKEAISIKNMDEETNIQAPNSVDGLLLKESAVSTIQQDGGVPPVNPVAAPLTMKVPTIATVEALNASVERKEAIEKMETCDSDPELLKKLATIKQEVTPQQQQQQQTPQQLNPISIQPPPVCAPTETTVYIKKEPMDDSMDATCNQNSNEPQDLKVKIEIKNEDSLKHNAGGMPPTLPGAPTAQMHSHSMAGGDSGQPPLGEPLHLSHLPHGQQPLQPPPASYLIDGQLKYGPPGGQQQQQQQQQQQQPPQPPQLHSDPAGAGGNAPGGPNTPQKYAPEMEMKFTPQDLKYPPPPPLDALKYSQEMQAVAAAAAAAAAAAAGKYDMKYMIEQPGKYPVELSAAHQPPSKQGYQDSLKIPDVKSGFGHLPHNMASQLDVAHKYGPPPTSQEQQQQQQSQQPAHQVPPGATPPPGIAMPKPHYQHDVQTPPLGRPFEPGMMHKYGDPLVGKYGPPQPQDLKYPMPPVVSAAGPPVDVKPYGENLIKSSPYGPPPESPIDASSRSTPGQDSQGSNSNSQPSSMAPQPQQFQSPHPSPHMPSPAGGGLPPGMHPQNLIHGLPPGAGAGGPQPPPPPTSLHQQQSSSGPPGMHPGLHPGQHSQMSVASSMPPSSIGIPPTLSTMAPSHMHPHMHPHHLQQVLHRPHDMPPSMHPHAPMPMSLQGHPQHGHGLPPQQQQQQQQQQQPGGPAGTVRTPSPAQHPPRSMHDPQSREQPPTSQPSTTMAGSGGHGNPHQSPHTHRTSPLPGLAGNGHPPPGLLGHPMPIHPHLAHLPPGHPAHAALAHPGHHLLSHSIAGLGPGGGPIALLAGPGGLGLPESALSRRTPPSHMPHSHVSSAPNTPHSVASMTSSSMALTTSTVPSSAFSRASPSVQISSGGAGSAGPGGSGSSNTPGGGNNSSAAAAAAAAAHRAASPASSVSSLSRQSPLHPVPQSPLSHHPSSSALSAAAAAVAERDRHALLRQQSPHMTPPPVSNASGLMASPLSKMYAPQPGQRGLGTSPPPHLRPGASPPVIRHPQMPLPLPLIAPGGGIPQIGVHPGQSPYPHPLLHPSVFYSPHHHPFNSPYGYAPYGPGFPAYMKPPPPSGPLDPAAVMAAHHAGLQGPPQQQQQQRQDEQNAAAAAAARDAAEKQHHQAAAAAAAKQQQQQQQQQQQQQQQQQQMKGPQQQQQQGGQPPNKPPTPKTPQGPGGPGVPVGMGGPGTPTGLPPGAYPGSHMPGYPPGPPHGSPFAPQDGQPHGMKPTSHMDALRAHAHSANSSGMGGGHHPTEPLPIDIEPDPEPEIPSPTHNIQRGPSPEAKPDDTECHRSQSAIFVRHIDRGDYNSCTRTDLIFKPVADSKLARKREERDRKLAEKERERRQQQQQQQQQQQQQQAAAAQQAAQQAKMKAELKPPYADTPALRQLSEYARPHVAFRELEEIKNAQAAAASQSRIDPHWMEYYRRGIHPSQFPLYANPAISQMERERLGIPPPHHVGLDPGEHMIRLTREYHAHSHTHLHLPLHPQPQPPEAGFQLPPNVGQYPRPNMLIPREPHSDVLLRMSYADQLQYLQAAEFQRQSLHDQYFRQRPR comes from the exons ATGGCGGCCTCCACTCAAGGAGAAATTCGAGTGGGTCCCGGCCACCAGGTAAACGATgtctat GCAAAACTGCCCGATTATAATCCAATCTCAAGCTTCCCCATCGACAAGGAAACCGATGAACGTGAACTAGAGGAATCAAGATGGAGTCCAGGCGTTGTGGCCGATGGCGATTTGTTAATGTTCTTGCGTGCTGCCCGCTCGATGGCCGCATTTCAAGGAATGTGTGATGGCGGACTAGAAGACGGTTGTTTGGCTGCCAGTCGCGACGACACAACAATTAACGCACTCGACGTG CTACACGATTCTGGCTACGATCCAGGCAAAGCTCTACAAGCACTAGTTAAGTGCCCCGTTTCGAAGGGCATCGACAAGAAGTGGACCGAGGACGAAACGAAAAAGTTCATCAAGGGTCTGCGACAATTTGGCAAGAATTTCTTTCGCATCCACAAGGATCTGCTGCCGCACAAGGACACACCCGAACTGGTCGAGTTCTATTATCTGTGGAAGAAGACGCCCGGCGCCAACAACAATCGCCCGCATCGGCGACGCAGACAGAGCGCCTTGCGACGCAATCGTGTCACGCgagcaaataataatacacCTCCCAAGAAGGAGGACACACCGGAACCACAAACTGCGACgacggcggcgacggcgacggggTCGGCGTCAGAGACGGCGAGTCGATCATCGCCCGCTGTCTCCAAGGAGGAGAACAGCTCTCTCACCGAGGACGACGCCAGCGAGTGTGACAGTGATTCGAGTCTGACCAACAAAAGGGATGAATCACCCTCTAGGATGAGGACGCGCAATaaacaacagaacaacaacaccaacaacaacaacaacaacaccaacagcagcagcagcagcagcaacaacaccaacagcagcagcagcagcagcacggccagcaatagcggcagcggcggcggcggtggcagtggcagtggcggtggcattgGTGCATCATCCGTCGGCGGCAGCTCTGCGTTAGGCGGCGTCGGTGCAGGCGCCGCTGCAGGTGCCGCGGCCACCAACAGCTCCACAAAGGATCAGTCGAACACCAACAACGCTGTGGCGAATGGCAAGCGGCCGAAGCGAGGCTCCGAGACGCCCGATGCAGCGGCCGGCGGTGGAGCCTCCTCGGTGGACAGTCCCAAGACACCCACCAAGGCGGTGGCCGAGAGTTCGGCCACCAAGCGCAAGGGCGGCAAGCAGGACACGCCCAACAAGAAGAAGCGCACCGAACAGGAGCAGGCGCACGATCAGCAGGCGGCCAGCGCTGGCACGGgcgcggcagcagcggaggagaacagcagcagcagcctcaaggAGAAgcgaaagcagcaacagcagcagcagcagcagcagcgggccgACAGCCCGGTGGAGAGCATGAACTCGGACAGCAGGCCGGACTCTGCGCTGGACGATGGCGAATCGAATACGACGGACACGACCACCGCCGAACAGCAGTCCAACAAGGAcagcaaggagctgctgctcagctgcaAGGAGGAGCGTGAGCTGACCGCCAACGATGGTGGACTGGAGCCCAAAGCGGAGGAGAAATCCATCAAGGCGGAGCTCGCCTCGGAGGATGGCAGCAAGGAGGCGATTTCCATCAAGAACATGGACGAGGAGACGAACATCCAGGCGCCCAACAGCGTCGATGggctgctgctcaaggagtCTGCTGTCAGCACAATCCAGCAGGATGGCGGTGTGCCGCCGGTTAATCCTGTGGCCGCGCCCCTGACCATGAAGGTGCCCACCATTGCCACCGTGGAGGCGCTGAACGCGTCCGTGGAGCGCAAGGAGGCCATCGAGAAGATGGAAACCTGCGACAGCGATCCCGAGCTGCTCAAGAAGCTGGCCACCATCAAGCAGGAGGtgacgccacagcagcagcaacagcagcagacgccgcAGCAGCTGAATCCGATATCCATACAGCCGCCACCTGTGTGTGCGCCCACGGAGACGACGGTGTACATTAAGAAGGAGCCGATGGACGATTCGATGGATGCCACGTGCAATCAGAACAGCAACGAGCCGCAGGATCTCAAGGTGAAGATTGAGATCAAGAACGAGGACTCGCTGAAGCACAATGCGGGTGGCATGCCGCCCACGTTGCCTGGTGCGCCCACTGCCCAAATGCATTCCCATTCGATGGCCGGCGGCGACAGTGGGCAGCCGCCACTCGGCGAGCCGCTGCATTTGTCGCATCTGCCGCATggccagcagccgctgcagccacCACCCGCCAGCTATCTGATCGATGGACAGCTGAAGTACGGCCCCCCAGgcggacaacagcagcagcagcagcaacaacagcagcagcagccaccacagccgccgcagctgcaCAGCGATCCGGCTGGCGCGGGTGGCAATGCTCCCGGCGGACCCAACACGCCGCAAAAGTATGCGCCCGAAATGGAGATGAAATTCACGCCGCAGGATCTCAAGTatccgccgccaccgccgctggaCGCACTCAAGTACAGCCAGGAGATGCAAGCGGTGgccgcggcggcagcagcagccgccgccgctgcggctggCAAGTACGACATGAAGTACATGATCGAGCAGCCGGGCAAGTATCCGGTGGAGCTGTCCGCTGCCCATCAGCCGCCATCGAAGCAGGGCTATCAGGACTCGCTGAAGATACCCGACGTCAAGTCGGGCTTTGGCCATCTACCGCACAACATGGCCTCGCAGCTGGATGTGGCACACAAGTACGGACCCCCGCCCACGtcccaggagcagcagcagcagcaacagtcgcagCAGCCGGCGCACCAGGTGCCTCCAGGTGCGACGCCTCCGCCGGGCATTGCCATGCCGAAGCCGCACTATCAGCACGATGTGCAGACGCCGCCACTGGGACGGCCCTTCGAGCCGGGCATGATGCACAAATACGGAGATCCGTTGGTGGGCAAATACGGTCCACCCCAGCCGCAGGATCTGAAGTATCCAATGCCACCCGTGGTCTCCGCTGCCGGTCCCCCCGTGGACGTGAAGCCCTACGGCGAGAATCTGATAAAGTCCTCGCCGTACGGCCCGCCGCCGGAGAGCCCCATCGATGCCTCGTCCCGCTCGACGCCGGGCCAGGACAGTcagggcagcaacagcaattcgCAGCCCTCGTCGATGGccccgcagccgcagcagttcCAGTCGCCGCATCCCTCGCCTCACATGCCTTCACCCGCAGGCGGCGGCCTGCCGCCCGGTATGCATCCCCAAAATCTCATCCACGGCCTGCCGCCGGGTGCGGGCGCTGGCGgaccacagccaccgccaccgcccacatccctgcaccagcagcagtcgtcgaGTGGTCCGCCGGGCATGCATCCGGGCCTGCATCCGGGTCAGCACTCACAGATGTCGGTGGCCTCCTCGATGCCACCCAGCTCGATCGGCATACCGCCGACGCTGTCAACGATGGCGCCCTCCCACATGCATCCCCACATGCATCCGCATCATCTGCAGCAGGTGCTGCATCGGCCGCACGACATGCCACCCAGCATGCACCCGCACGcgcccatgcccatgtcccTGCAGGGACATCCGCAGCACGGCCACGGACTGCcgccccaacagcagcagcagcaacagcagcagcagcagcccggtGGTCCGGCGGGCACTGTGCGCACTCCCTCGCCAGCCCAGCATCCGCCTCGCAGCATGCACGATCCGCAGTCGCGGGAACAGCCGCCCACATCGCAGCCATCGACCACGATGGCTGGCTCTGGAGGTCACGGCAATCCGCACCAATCCCCGCACACGCATCGCACCTCGCCGCTGCCCGGACTGGCGGGGAATGGACATCCGCCGCCGGGTCTGCTTGGCCATCCGATGCCCATACATCCGCACCTGGCGCACCTGCCGCCGGGTCATCCGGCGCACGCGGCACTCGCCCATCCCGGACACCATCTGCTGTCGCATTCGATAGCGGGACTGGGGCCTGGAGGTGGACCCATCGCACTGCTCGCGGGTCCCGGTGGACTGGGCCTGCCCGAGTCCGCGCTCAGTCGTCGCACCCCGCCCAGCCATATGCCCCACTCGCACGTCTCGTCGGCACCGAATACGCCCCATTCGGTGGCCTCGATGACCTCCAGCAGCATGGCCCTCACCACCAGCACGGTGCCATCGTCGGCCTTCAGTCGTGCCAGTCCCAGCGTACAGATCTCGAGTGGAGGAGCCGGATCGGCCGGACCTGGcggtagcggcagcagcaacacgcctggcggcggcaacaactcctcggcagcggcagcagccgcagcggctgcCCATCGAGCCGCCTCCCCAGCCAGCAGTGTGAGCAGCCTGAGTCGCCAGAGTCCACTGCATCCGGTGCCACAATCGCCGCTCAGCCATCATCCCTCATCGTCCGCTCtgtcggcggcagcggcggccgtGGCCGAGCGGGATCGCCATGCGCTGCTGCGTCAGCAGTCGCCGCACATGACGCCGCCACCCGTGTCCAATGCCTCGGGCCTGATGGCCAGTCCGCTGAGCAAGATGTATGCCCCGCAGCCGGGCCAAAGGGGACTGGGAACATCACCGCCGCCGCATCTGCGACCGGGCGCCTCGCCGCCGGTCATCAGGCATCCACagatgccgctgccattgccgctgATTGCGCCGGGCGGCGGCATTCCACAGATCGGAGTGCATCCCGGGCAGTCGCCGTATCCGCATCCGCTGCTGCATCCGTCGGTGTTCTATTCGCCGCATCATCATCCCTTCAACTCGCCCTACGGCTACGCGCCGTACGGGCCTGGTTTCCCGGCCTACATGAAGCCGCCACCACCGTCGGGACCGCTGGATCCTGCCGCTGTGATGGCCGCCCATCATGCCGGCCTCCAGGgtccgccgcagcagcagcagcagcagcggcaggatgAGCAGaatgcagcagccgctgctgcggccagAGATGCAGCCGAGAAGCAGCATCACCAAGCGgcggccgcagcggcagccaaacagcagcagcagcagcaacaacagcagcaacaacagcagcagcagcaacagcagatgaagggcccgcagcagcagcagcagcagggcggtCAACCGCCCAACAAGCCGCCGACGCCAAAGACACCCCAGGGTCCGGGTGGACCGGGTGTGCCAGTCGGCATGGGTGGCCCTGGAACGCCAACGGGCCTGCCGCCAGGTGCCTATCCGGGCTCCCATATGCCCGGCTATCCGCCTGGTCCGCCGCACGGTTCCCCCTTTGCCCCGCAAGATGGTCAGCCGCACGGCATGAAGCCCACTTCCCACATGGACGCGCTGCGAGCGCACGCACACTCGGCCAATTCGTCGGGCATGGGCGGTGGCCATCATCCAACGGAGCCAT TGCCCATTGACATTGAGCCGGATCCGGAGCCAGAGATACCCAGTCCCACGCACAATATACAACGTGGACCCAGTCCCGAGGCCAAGCCGGACGATACCGAATGCCATCGCTCGCAGTCTGCCAT ATTTGTGCGTCACATTGATCGCGGTGATTACAATTCCTGCACGAGAACGGATTTGATATTCAAGCCAGTGGCCGACTCGAAGCTAGCACGCAAGCGTGAGGAACGCGACCGCAAGCTGGCCGAGAAGGAGCGCGAAAGGCGGCAG cagcagcaacaacagcaacagcagcagcaacaacagcaggcagcagccgcccaaCAGGCGGCACAGCAGGCCAAAATGAAGGCGGAACTGAAGCCCCCGTATGCGGATACGCCAGCACTGCGACAGCTATCCGAATATGCACGCCCACATGTCGCCTTCAG GGAACTGGAGGAGATCAAGAACGCACAAGCCGCTGCGGCGAGTCAATCCCGCATCGATCCGCACTGGATGGAGTACTACAGACG cGGCATACATCCCTCACAGTTCCCACTCTATGCGAATCCAGCGATATCGCAAATGGAGAGGGAACGTTTGGGTATACCGCCACCGCATCACGTAGGCCTTGATCCGGGCGAGCACATG ATACGATTGACGAGAGAATATCATGCACACTCTCATACTCATTTACATTTGCCTTTGCATCCACAGCCGCAACCACCGGAGGCCGGTTTCCAACTGCCAC cgaatGTTGGACAATATCCACGCCCAAATATGCTTATACCTAGGGAGCCGCATTCGGATGTGCTGCTGAGGATGTCGTATGCCGATCAATTACAG TATTTGCAGGCCGCCGAATTCCAGCGACAATCGCTGCACGATCAATACTTTAG ACAACGGCCCAGATAA